Proteins encoded in a region of the Nitrospira sp. genome:
- a CDS encoding exosortase system-associated protein, TIGR04073 family, with amino-acid sequence MIWCMIFLRVVLLLVFAFPPVIALADEPSVPQQIGTKFVRGVINLVTGFGEFPKQIYLVWKDEGWVQGMFRGPFEGIGMSIARTVGGAYEVVTFPIPVPAHYQPMMLPEYTWESEPASQLTVPSGEPAAPMLKPDNR; translated from the coding sequence ATGATCTGGTGCATGATTTTCCTGCGCGTGGTGCTTCTTCTTGTATTTGCTTTCCCACCGGTAATAGCTCTGGCGGACGAACCGTCGGTGCCCCAGCAGATCGGCACCAAGTTCGTGCGCGGGGTGATCAATCTAGTCACCGGTTTTGGTGAATTTCCCAAGCAGATCTACCTTGTCTGGAAGGACGAGGGGTGGGTGCAGGGTATGTTCCGCGGCCCGTTCGAGGGGATAGGTATGTCCATCGCCCGCACGGTCGGTGGCGCCTACGAGGTGGTGACTTTCCCGATCCCCGTGCCGGCTCATTACCAGCCGATGATGCTCCCCGAATATACTTGGGAGTCCGAGCCGGCTTCTCAGTTGACGGTGCCGTCAGGCGAGCCGGCCGCTCCGATGCTGAAACCGGACAATCGCTAG
- a CDS encoding thioredoxin family protein, which translates to MPNIVLLYSPSCGACPSAKSLWKELRVKYSFSYREVDITTPNGQELADRHSVRAVPATLIDGKLTFIGVPSRQSAEKALQLKIQRQQPG; encoded by the coding sequence ATGCCAAACATTGTGCTTCTGTATTCGCCGTCTTGTGGCGCCTGTCCTTCGGCCAAGAGTTTGTGGAAAGAGCTGCGGGTCAAGTACAGCTTCAGCTATCGTGAGGTGGATATCACGACGCCGAACGGGCAGGAACTGGCTGACCGCCACTCGGTCCGGGCTGTGCCAGCGACGCTTATCGACGGCAAACTGACCTTTATCGGTGTGCCCAGCCGCCAGAGTGCCGAAAAAGCCCTGCAACTGAAGATCCAGCGACAGCAACCGGGGTAG
- the def gene encoding peptide deformylase produces the protein MAVRPILLYPDAILKTPSAPAVPGDPTVASIIQDMLDTLQASLGVALAAPQIGHAVQIIVVDVSRKQGETGHGRIVLLNPRITHQDEERIVREGCLSVPDFTGNVLRYGKTIVEGLIPSGTQTTIEASGLEALAFQHELDHLAGILFLDRVRSMETDVFRRAHVRRGA, from the coding sequence GTGGCCGTTCGCCCGATCCTGCTGTATCCCGATGCTATCCTGAAGACTCCCTCGGCACCCGCCGTGCCGGGCGACCCCACGGTCGCATCGATCATTCAGGACATGCTGGACACATTGCAGGCTTCGCTCGGCGTGGCGCTGGCCGCGCCGCAGATTGGCCACGCGGTGCAGATCATCGTCGTGGATGTGTCGCGCAAGCAGGGGGAGACCGGACATGGCCGGATCGTGCTGCTCAATCCGCGCATCACGCATCAGGACGAGGAACGGATCGTGCGGGAAGGCTGCCTCAGCGTCCCGGATTTCACCGGCAATGTATTGCGCTACGGAAAAACGATCGTGGAAGGGCTCATTCCGAGCGGCACGCAGACCACAATTGAGGCCTCAGGCTTAGAAGCCCTCGCCTTCCAACACGAACTAGACCACTTGGCCGGGATCTTGTTTCTCGACCGTGTCCGCTCGATGGAAACGGATGTGTTCAGGAGAGCACACGTACGCCGTGGCGCGTGA
- the lnt gene encoding apolipoprotein N-acyltransferase, protein MTVSSARPWGLSALTALLYPLCFPDFSFGWLAWAVLVPLHLALDEASPRRALWLGWAAGFLAFTGIMSWTVTAMHQYGRMPLVAAYPVMWLLAAYLGLYIGLYTMTLAWLVKRQIAYASLAAPCIWVSLELTRAHVLSGLPWMLLGYSQHQWLPIIQISDITSVYGVSWVIVLVNVVLTDLLRWSWSRFYRRHRPTLPWHAPALAILTLTASLGYGEAALRNIPPPDSKQSVAIGLVQPNIDQAHKWDQAYRRATLDRYAALTAQAAKDVDLVVWPEAATPFLFEDEPVYRTELALLAQKQGVPLLFGSPALRRYANGRPYLLNSAYLLSPDGQIVGRYDKRHLVPFGEYIPFHSSLLFFLDKLVEGIGDFEAGTTATVFSPPVRPDAPQPKVSVVICYEVIFPGLVREFVEQGATLMTTITNDAWFGNSSAPHQHFAMVIFRAVENRVAFARAANTGISGFIDPSGRVLNATPLVTEQAVRGRVPLRTGLTVYSRYGDVFAYACVIIVALFGIVAFRRRSYAR, encoded by the coding sequence ATGACCGTCTCGTCCGCGCGTCCATGGGGGCTGTCCGCCCTGACCGCGCTCCTCTACCCCCTCTGCTTTCCTGATTTTTCCTTTGGCTGGCTGGCGTGGGCCGTGCTAGTTCCGCTCCACCTCGCCCTTGACGAGGCCTCACCGCGCCGCGCCCTGTGGCTCGGCTGGGCGGCTGGATTTCTGGCTTTCACCGGCATCATGTCCTGGACTGTAACGGCCATGCACCAGTACGGCAGGATGCCGCTCGTGGCGGCCTATCCGGTCATGTGGCTGCTAGCCGCCTACCTAGGCCTCTACATCGGGCTCTACACAATGACCTTGGCCTGGCTGGTGAAGCGTCAGATCGCCTATGCCTCGTTGGCCGCGCCTTGTATCTGGGTCTCATTGGAATTAACTCGCGCGCATGTTCTCTCGGGCCTGCCCTGGATGCTCCTTGGCTATTCGCAGCACCAGTGGCTGCCGATCATCCAGATCTCGGACATCACCAGCGTGTACGGCGTGTCGTGGGTAATCGTGCTCGTCAACGTCGTGCTGACCGATCTGCTTCGCTGGAGCTGGAGCCGATTTTATCGACGCCACCGGCCCACGCTGCCGTGGCACGCGCCAGCATTAGCCATCCTGACTCTGACGGCCTCGCTGGGCTATGGGGAAGCAGCCTTACGTAACATCCCGCCGCCAGACAGCAAGCAGTCTGTTGCGATTGGTCTGGTCCAGCCGAATATTGACCAGGCACACAAGTGGGATCAGGCCTATCGGAGAGCTACACTCGACCGCTACGCCGCGCTGACGGCGCAGGCCGCGAAGGACGTGGACCTCGTCGTCTGGCCGGAAGCGGCTACGCCCTTTCTTTTTGAGGACGAACCGGTCTACCGTACCGAATTGGCCTTGCTCGCGCAGAAGCAAGGCGTCCCGCTCCTGTTCGGCAGTCCCGCACTCCGGCGCTATGCGAACGGCCGTCCTTATCTGCTGAACAGCGCTTATCTACTGTCGCCGGACGGGCAGATTGTCGGCCGCTACGACAAGCGCCACCTCGTCCCCTTCGGCGAATATATTCCCTTCCACTCGTCCCTGTTGTTCTTCCTCGACAAGCTGGTGGAGGGGATCGGTGATTTTGAAGCCGGCACCACGGCCACGGTTTTCTCACCTCCCGTGCGGCCGGACGCGCCACAACCAAAAGTGAGCGTCGTCATCTGCTACGAGGTGATTTTTCCTGGCCTGGTCCGCGAGTTTGTCGAGCAGGGCGCCACACTGATGACCACCATCACCAACGACGCCTGGTTCGGTAACTCGTCCGCCCCCCACCAGCACTTTGCCATGGTGATTTTCCGGGCCGTCGAAAACCGCGTGGCCTTCGCCCGCGCGGCCAACACCGGCATCTCCGGCTTCATCGATCCGTCCGGGCGCGTGTTGAACGCAACGCCCCTAGTCACGGAGCAGGCCGTACGCGGGCGGGTTCCGCTGCGGACCGGTCTGACTGTCTATTCCCGCTACGGTGATGTATTCGCCTACGCTTGTGTTATAATCGTCGCGCTATTTGGAATCGTAGCCTTCCGGAGGAGATCTTATGCTCGATGA
- a CDS encoding ACT domain-containing protein — MGLCPIAILEGLIGPPVHKIGLGREGRRARGWLLSHTPRLIRTTHSGKLLPVREAVMTHFAIVTAFGQDQPGIVAGLAEGLFKLNCNIEDTSSVQLRGEFTMMLLVRLPNGMAADQLAGHLPSHLSSLDLTIMCRDVPAQAALRKSNTTTPTHMLSVYGADKPGIVAKVARTVADHKGNITVMNTQVVGASDKPVYVMVLEMKLPDNSSPDALSQALDKLKPSLGVDLTFRKLESVNL, encoded by the coding sequence ATGGGACTGTGCCCCATAGCGATCCTGGAGGGGCTGATCGGCCCGCCGGTACACAAAATTGGTTTGGGAAGGGAAGGACGAAGGGCCAGGGGTTGGTTGCTTTCGCATACTCCGCGCTTGATCCGCACTACCCATTCAGGCAAGCTGCTACCAGTACGAGAAGCCGTCATGACCCATTTTGCCATCGTGACCGCGTTCGGACAGGATCAGCCCGGCATCGTGGCGGGGCTAGCCGAAGGCCTCTTCAAGCTCAACTGTAACATCGAAGACACATCATCGGTGCAGTTGCGTGGAGAATTCACAATGATGCTGCTCGTGCGCCTACCAAACGGCATGGCGGCCGATCAATTGGCTGGGCACCTGCCGTCCCATCTGTCGTCGCTCGACCTCACCATCATGTGCCGCGACGTGCCCGCGCAGGCGGCCTTGCGTAAATCGAATACCACCACGCCGACCCATATGCTGTCGGTCTATGGCGCGGACAAGCCCGGCATCGTGGCCAAAGTGGCCCGTACCGTGGCAGACCACAAGGGCAACATCACCGTCATGAACACGCAGGTCGTCGGGGCCTCGGACAAACCGGTCTATGTCATGGTGCTGGAAATGAAACTGCCTGACAACTCATCGCCCGATGCCCTCTCGCAGGCGTTGGACAAGCTTAAACCATCCCTCGGCGTGGATCTCACCTTCCGCAAACTCGAGAGCGTAAATCTCTAG